Genomic DNA from Solanum pennellii chromosome 3, SPENNV200:
gacctaatttcacatggtatcagagcagggcccgtctcacccgatgttggggtccccaaaatcaaaattgcccacgcaccagatgctaagcactgggcgtgaggtggggtgttaaagaatgacaaaagtcccacatcggtggttaatgagatgggtggactctttataaggcttgggaaatcctcctccctttgagctagcttttggggtgtgagttaggcctaagacctaatttcacaatatcagtcaaatatttcaaattatccATGTAAAACACAAATAATTTGGCATATAATAAGatgtgtgagttaggcctaagacctaatttcacaatatcagtcaaatatttcaaattatccATGTAAAACACAAATAATTTGGCATATAATAAGATGTCTAATATCATTAAgacaatttttaatttcatttgaaaATAAGAAGTATAATTTTTACATGTTCTACGCCAATATTAATCATCTAAaatctaaataagtaaaatctATTAATTATAATCTAGACACAAACTTCtttatataaatagagaatataattaacttaaaaggAATAAGAAGAGAATAAATTATCAAAGAACatttaaaactaatataaaaatcacTTATAAATAGTCATCACTATAATCActcattattttgttaaaattcatacaacgtaataaaaaaaatattatttcctttCCAACATTCTTTACAATTAATCTATCAATCATTCATAATGTCTTCGATTTGAATACAACAATAATGTTATTGCCCTTAACAATTCTACAAAGATTGATGACAACTTTTCTTCTGCAGTCTATAACTATGactagaaagaaaataaaaaaaaaggaagaaagagatgatataccaaaaatgagaaaatggATATTAATAATTGACATTAACATATTTTAGTAAGAAGATCATATATGAGTTTTGTAAGTTAATTTTCATTTCTAAGTGGCTTTAAATAGGAAAATCTTAGATGAGGGgagatgaaaggaaaaaaataaaacagacCTATAGTTTCCTACTTAATTATGTAACCTTTAGTCTTTACCTTTAATTCATTGAACAATATAATTAAGAGTCTTTTTGTCTTCTTGATAATAATtgtttataacaatttaatattaattcactatcaatataaataaattctaatgaaagaatttgataaatttgataTTGCTTAATGTATAACTCTCAAAgatacaatttaatatttaaattaactaattaaatttaaataattgatcaaatttaatttagtaCAAGGGCacaatggtaattcaacttctCACTTtagagcttcccacttataataataatatatatatgatatgatatatgatttcttatgttatgAGAGCTAAGTGGCTTGTATGGAGTCATTCGGGGTTTATACgtcatgttacatctaggggtacCTCTTGGTCGTGAATGATCATATGGGACATATGTGATGCATTGGTTCGTTCATGTATTGTTGCTTCATGACATGTGGGAGTCTATGTGTGGTTAATAATTGTTTAGATATCGTGCATTATTTGGTAGTGAACTGCTTACATTCATATATTGGACTGGTCGTGCGATTCTACCAGTATACGGTGGTTTGTGTATCGATACTGTAGTTGCTCCTTTCTTGTTGAGTGCAACAGATCTTTTAGCGGCTGATCTGAGACCTCAGTTGAGAGACACTTGATTCCAAGTCCAAGGGTGAGCTCTGTCCTTCAGGCTTTCATGAATTCTTCCGCACTTTCTTGTCCGTTTGTTCGGACACATACTACCGCCTTTAGTTTATGTTTAGCTTTCGGAGTTGCATCCTATATTTTAGAGTTTTGGTATGGTGACTTTCAGATCTTAGGGGTTTATTTTCTGCACTTAGATGTTTTGGCTTTTGGGTTGAATTTATGGGGACTCAATTCTCTAGCTATCTAAATGGTTTAATTACCTTATCTATGATGAATGGTTTTCTTTTAAATGGTATTGGGTTGGTTCTGGGTTAGACTTGGTTCTCCCACCAGATTGTTTATTATGATTGCCAGTCATGACGGTTTGAATCGTGACAATTAAATCAGATTTATACCAAAAGAATGCTAATGAACTTGTATGTCAAAGcaaacttaaaattaaagtgTAAACATTATAGTAATAgtagttttcttgatttgttcTGCCTGGAAAACTTATAGATCCTGAAACCATCTTTTACTATTGGTCAACATATGTAGCCACTTTtctgatttaatttttttttgcacaaGCAGTCAATATTATCACAAATCTGTTTGCTTAGGCAGTTAATAGAAGTTTGCTCATTCACAATTACTATCACTGGAAAATCGACTTTATCTCGCTATCTTATGTTATAGAGTTTGGAGATTGAATTCAATTGCTTCAATCCTGCATACTAATTACTTGCACTCCTTCATTATATATATTGGGTGAATCGGGAACCCCATGATCTTTCTATGTAAATGCAAGCAGAAAGAAGGCGAACATGACTTTTAATAGAGTTCCATAGAACCCGAGAACGAGGAATAGAGTGAAGAATGCCAGAACTGAACAAGTAAATGTGCATTACGTGCTTGACTCTGTTTACAAGACGCGTGATGTGTGTAATCACTTAGAGAGGAAAGGTTAGGAGAAACTTTCGCTAATAAATTTGTTCCTTTAAGAAAGATACTCCACTTTATGAAACTTGATGGGATATCCCAGAATTTAGTATAGGATTAGATTATACTGTGTAAATTTATCCGTCAACGGAACACATTATAAATCTAATCTCAAACTTAATCCTAGATATCCCACCTTATCCCTCAAACTTCGGATTATTTTATTCCAACCCCAGAGATGGGATAAATTAGTCCAACGATTCAATTTAAAGACCACCAAACAACACCTAACGAATAAATTATAAGCTACACAAATTATACAGAGATGCAAGAAAACAATAGCTGCAAAGCAAATGCTCGCAAAAGAACtgtcattttctcttttttcaagTGCTTGATGCATGAAATAAGGAACTGAAAGTAATAGCTGTTCAAACTTTGCAAAATAGAATAAGCCGAAAATTGGAGTTCAATAATCAACAAGAGCTAAGCTGAATCATAAAAATTTAGATCCTTAATACAACCATGTGACAAGCTGATTCTTGTTGCtactactccaccaaaaatatCATCCGCTGATAAGTAGTTCGAGCTATATCATCCGCTGATAAGTAGTTCGAGCTTTCAGACTGTAGAAACAAGATTAAACAAATCACTTGATTGATTCACACAACCATAAATATACATGACAGACACTGAAGCGAATCAGAAAAAAACATTAACTGAACAATCATATCATGATTCAATGAAGaattttacttatgaattgcAATGTTGCAATTGTGTACAAAGTTCACTACTTGataggaaaataaatatttgcgGTATAAATGTCTCTTGTAGGGATTTTGGTCTAAAACTAAGAGGTCGAATAAGTATAAACTCCCTCGTGTGGTTATACAACCATTTAATCTTTAAGACCAAACAAATGTCATAAAAAGTAGGAAATTAAGCATAATGAATGTTTTAAGAGATCAAAGTTTgcacaattaatcataaatggAAAAACAAGGGATTAAAATGTTGAAATGACTATTGCACAAGGATAACAaaaatcatacttcaaataTCATGTCAAGAACAATGGTCTTACATGAGTAGTTCTTCAGTACATTCTCCCTTCACACTTACGGGAGCCACATCTACAATTCTTTCTCTTCACATCACCATTTTTATCATAAACATGGTCAATATGGTAGTTGTAGTGATAAGTAAGCTCCTTTAATGGAGCAATACTCTCAGAAGCGAAAAACATTATGTGCGGTACTTTCTTATCACCATGGTAATACATGACATTTTGAGCATAAAGGTTTGGTGAGCAACTATGGTTGATAAATCTTCCAACATTCCCATATCTTATGGCATCAAGGGTAAAGCCATCTTCATCCTTCCTCATCGAAGAATTTGACTCCACTTTAAGGTTATTATTACGCGAAACATTCCTTTTGGGGATTTCTTCATCATAGTTGCCAATATCAAACAAGTACTCATCATTATCTATTCTATTTTCAGCTTCCTTTTCATCAAGCAACTCCCCGACATATTCACATATAAAACTTCCAGATGAGACATGATCTCGTGACCTCAAACCCCATCCTCTCGATTCGGTCTTGAAAACTTCCAAATGGTATCGAGGTCCATGTTGGCTAACTCTATTTTTGCAAGAAGGGGGACAGTTGCAAGATGGACCACACTCATACACAAGAGGTTGTGCTCTAACTATAGAGCCTCTTGTGTTGAATGGAATCTCACCTCCGTTCCTAGAAGCACAAGAGCATTGCTCAGAATCGTAGCATCCACTTGTGCAATTGCAACCTTGAGGCCTAGAGATATAATACCAATCTGGATATTGCATGTTGGTAATGTAAGTAAATGGGGGGAGTCTCTCATCATCTATTGCATTGACAACACGGATCGGTATCTTCTCTTTTCCTTGCGAGACATCATAGTCCACAACAAACTCCGACTGCATAACTGATTTTGTTGACTTATTAACACAAGAATGAGTTACCTTGACTAACTTTGCTGGCCGTGACACTAGTTCACGAGCAAGTTTTGGTTGGCCAAGATTTCTTTTCAGTTCAAACttgaaaatgtatttttcaGTTGAAGCTCTTTCTTCCCAACACTTAGTCACGGTGTAGAGCCCGTCGTAAATGTATCTTGTATCACTCTTTTCACCATTCAGTCTTTGTCGACCACAAATAACCCTCACCGGATATCCCAAGTCCATGGAGTTCTTCAAGGCAAGATTACCCCCTTCAAGCTTTTGATCTTCCACTCTTCCATTAAGAGATACCTTTGGATTTCCGCCTTGACCTACATAAATGAATGTTTCAGAAGATATGGCCTCATTGTAGTACCGACTAGAATCAACAACACTAGATGCGACATTTTTTCTGCCAATAGTCACATAATTGATACCCTTAATAAATTGGTGATGTAGTCCAATCGCAACAAGTTCTGCCCTGAACCTGAATTGATCCCCAATTTGAACTCCCGGAACATGTCCAAAAGTCCACTCACAATTTACCCactttttctgttttttcaaATTCATTGCTGCCTCTATATGGATTCTTCTTTTGGACCGTCCTTCATGTTTCTCTGCTTTATCTTCTTGCAAAAGTTTAGTATATTCGTGATCAAAAAGTTTCAGAGTCTCTTTGACTTCTTTCACTTTCTGaatattttcatgttcaatCAACAATCCATTACCCGAAGCACCACAGAATACATCAGAATTCCTTAAATCTTCTTGAGAAACTCCGAGATCTATTTGCTTCTTCATGGCCACAGATTCATGTTCAAAAATAACCTTGCACTTGTGTAGGGGTTCGGGACACTTCACAGCTTCTTCCTGCACGATCTCACCCTTTCCCTCTTTCTTACCGGCACTTGGAGTCTTGAGACCTGAATTTTGTGAGTTCGACTCGGAGCAGGATGAATTATCTACCCGGCTCGTGGATTCATCATCAGCAACTTCTTTGTACTGAACTCTCTTGTTTGTTTCCTCACTAGGCAATTCTGGACCATTTTCAATAGGATCGCCTCTTATAAACCAATCACATGTATTACCTGTATCAGTTGACGTCTTTTGGAGAATCTGATCAACCAAGAGTTCATTCAGTTGAGTTGAGTCATCATACATAAGATTTACTTCTTTCATCGTCAAAACTTGATTTCCATTAGTAACAGGTTGACATGAGGTAGTCAAATGACTTGAATCACCGCCCTCTTCTTCACACACACCAGTTGCATCCAAATCAAATTGCATATCTTTTGGCACAAAAACACTTAAAGGGTCGCCTAACTCAACCATATCCCTTTCAACTTCAGAGCAACTTTCGATCTCAACATTAGCGGAGCATTGAGTGTCACATCCATTCTTCTTTTGAAGAACACAAGGGCCACATTGAGTAGCATTGACTTTTACAGGCTTGGTAGCTGATGGAAACTCTGGGTATATATCTCCGGTTCCATCGTTTTGACAAACAAATGAACCACAATTTTCAGGAAAATTGCGGGTAGCATCAACTTTTACGCGCTTAAATGTGGAGGGAGATTTAGTATCAATCATCTGATGAAGTTTCTTCTTCCCTAACATCTCTGAGGGACTCGTTTCCGCTAACACAGACATCTACAATTTATATAGTATGCACAACTTAATACccttaatagaaaaaaaaacaattatactATAAATACTACTTTGCATGATTATTAACATCTAACAAAACAAGGCATTATGAATGTAcgaatcaaaaaaagaaaagaaaagaattaacaGCTAAGGATACCACATAACAAGCAATGAAGGAGAGTAACCAAACTCACATTGGGGCTAAAGGAGAACAGAGATTCTCAAGTTAATGAGCCGCTCATTTATTAGCCTAATCCAATCCATTTGATCTCAAAATTTCCGTTGATATATGACCTAAATTGATCCCTgagaaatattttctaaatatatcTGTTTATTTGATGTATTGTGTATAGCCataataagataaataataagTTTATGGACAAACAACACAAATTCACTATTTTAGATCCTAATTACGTGGTTCACATCAATTTAGAAAATTGACTTCCATAccactttttttttccatatacaGATTAAGGTGTAATTTATCATACACTATATCCATTAGTGATTCGCATGTATCTAGGATACACAAACCTTCAGTTGCGGAACAAGATATTTCATGAAAGGTGCCCATAAATCGCATAGGTAAATCAAAAATTGACGAATAAGTgcattatgtttttgtaaatcAAACTaagtaatattattaattaatttttaaaatataattttaaagaaaatcaaacTACATAGTATTTAGCTTCCATATTTATGCTTAATTTAATAGGAGTGAACACatagagaaagaaaaaggaaggaGAAAATTCAGCTAAGAGTGAAATCACTTTTACGCTTGAAACTTTTACCAACCTCTTGTGATGATGACAGTAACAATcagacatgaaaaaaatattgaatagaaTCAATAGTagctttatagaaaaaaatagaattttcttattaactttaaattaaatagtgCTTTGAGATTTTatctaaaattttaatgaaaagaaaaaaagtgttaaatatatcaaaaatccAATTgatactaattttattttctttcttaaacattTAATTTGTAGGTCTTTAATTAAAGATGATTTTGAAAGATAATATTAGTTTGAACGGGGAATCAAACTTGCGCACATGTTGATTGCTCAACTTCAACTTTCCTTGAGCATCTGAAATCAATAGGCTACACAACTTTGTAGTTTTAAGAGTGTTcaaattatcttatttaattattttaagtgtcatttacttatatatatgatgtaattTTTTACAAAGAAGGGTGTTCCCTAGCCACCCTTAGTATAATGTAGCTCCACCTCTGTTGTGTCTCTTTCCCTTGCCTCTCACCTTGTGTATCTATATTTCAACATATATTTGGTATCAAAGATACATGTTGGCTCTTTTGCTCACTATTTGTATGTCAGATCATATTTGGTATCATCATAAATACATATTGACTCTCTTCCTAGtctctctctttatatatatatatatatataNTTATTATATCTATAATAAGTGGGACATAGATGAGTCATAAGATAAACCAAATCGAaagaaacattaaaaaaatataattccttTGGAtcgtcaaaattattttttttttttacctttttcatatcaatttatgtgataataaaattttgagatttataaattattttttaacacattttttcatgctttcaaagtttaaattattaataacattattataatatatagtactttttaaATGATGATATTTCACGgtcaaaattacaaataaaatcacCTTGCTGAATATGTTTTTGGGTAAATTGTGATTATTCTAATacgataaaattatttaaaagataattttataagttttttttacttttatagtatgacaataattaaaattatttcattcgTAGTGTCGTACACGAGAGGAAATTTATTTGAAGTGACATGACaatgaaacatattttaataGTCAACAATTCATTATCCCCTGACTTTTAAGgcagttaaatttttttaaaaaaaagattaaaaaaagttatatatatatgatttttttataataatatttttctcaaagacAAGTtctttaagaataaaaaataagttatgtGATTACGagagatattttttatattaattgtgtCTTTCTCATCCGTCAACAGTGCCTTATCTTTACCTTCACCTTAGTCACCCTCGTCTCCACCAACCCATACTCCCTcttccttattttttatttcgcGGTAGAATCATAATTTtcattaagaaaatttaaaatatatatatatatatt
This window encodes:
- the LOC107014204 gene encoding histone-lysine N-methyltransferase, H3 lysine-9 specific SUVH6-like, with protein sequence MSVLAETSPSEMLGKKKLHQMIDTKSPSTFKRVKVDATRNFPENCGSFVCQNDGTGDIYPEFPSATKPVKVNATQCGPCVLQKKNGCDTQCSANVEIESCSEVERDMVELGDPLSVFVPKDMQFDLDATGVCEEEGGDSSHLTTSCQPVTNGNQVLTMKEVNLMYDDSTQLNELLVDQILQKTSTDTGNTCDWFIRGDPIENGPELPSEETNKRVQYKEVADDESTSRVDNSSCSESNSQNSGLKTPSAGKKEGKGEIVQEEAVKCPEPLHKCKVIFEHESVAMKKQIDLGVSQEDLRNSDVFCGASGNGLLIEHENIQKVKEVKETLKLFDHEYTKLLQEDKAEKHEGRSKRRIHIEAAMNLKKQKKWVNCEWTFGHVPGVQIGDQFRFRAELVAIGLHHQFIKGINYVTIGRKNVASSVVDSSRYYNEAISSETFIYVGQGGNPKVSLNGRVEDQKLEGGNLALKNSMDLGYPVRVICGRQRLNGEKSDTRYIYDGLYTVTKCWEERASTEKYIFKFELKRNLGQPKLARELVSRPAKLVKVTHSCVNKSTKSVMQSEFVVDYDVSQGKEKIPIRVVNAIDDERLPPFTYITNMQYPDWYYISRPQGCNCTSGCYDSEQCSCASRNGGEIPFNTRGSIVRAQPLVYECGPSCNCPPSCKNRVSQHGPRYHLEVFKTESRGWGLRSRDHVSSGSFICEYVGELLDEKEAENRIDNDEYLFDIGNYDEEIPKRNVSRNNNLKVESNSSMRKDEDGFTLDAIRYGNVGRFINHSCSPNLYAQNVMYYHGDKKVPHIMFFASESIAPLKELTYHYNYHIDHVYDKNGDVKRKNCRCGSRKCEGRMY